Proteins from a genomic interval of Trifolium pratense cultivar HEN17-A07 linkage group LG6, ARS_RC_1.1, whole genome shotgun sequence:
- the LOC123891626 gene encoding uncharacterized protein LOC123891626: MKWIDNRLVDCKEINIICYQLCLLSYAQERLDAHISRLKARSDFCGPNHHNDYFEEYCLNEKERELINIDYNFQLKKILEEFLRSNQGSFDGFEVECGNLVEKANECEKLVEMEMKHHAIGEEKKLKNKKNDMRRVNHVDLYVTFESQPMESKEKNLLQKKSHSSPRWESACSKSLVVGRWEHLLLYAKFMEFLTNKRKKKDDVFLLSFMPP; this comes from the coding sequence ATGAAATGGATTGATAATAGATTGGTTGATTGCaaagaaataaatatcatttgttATCAACTATGTTTACTATCTTATGCACAAGAGAGATTGGATGCACATATTTCGAGATTGAAGGCAAGAAGTGATTTTTGTGGACCGAATCATCACAATGACTATTTTGAGGAGTATTGTTTGAATGAAAAAGAGCGCGAACTGATCAACATTGATTACAACTTTCAACTCAAAAAGATTTTGGAGGAATTTTTGAGGTCAAATCAAGGTTCATTTGATGGATTTGAAGTTGAATGTGGTAATCTTGTTGAAAAGGCAAATGAGTGTGAGAAGTTGGTTGAGATGGAGATGAAACATCATGCTattggagaagaaaaaaaattgaaaaacaagaagaatgaCATGAGAAGAGTAAATCATGTTGATCTCTATGTAACGTTTGAGTCTCAACCAATGGAGTCTAAAGAGAAAAATCTCTTGCAAAAGAAATCTCATTCTTCTCCAAGGTGGGAGAGTGCTTGTTCCAAAAGCTTAGTTGTTGGAAGATGGGAACATTTGCTTCTCTATGCTAAGTTCATGGAATTCTTAACCaacaagaggaagaagaaggatgaCGTGTTCTTGCTATCATTTATGCCACCCTAA